In the genome of Limnobaculum zhutongyuii, one region contains:
- a CDS encoding autotransporter outer membrane beta-barrel domain-containing protein, with protein MSGSGSLVKTGSGIAILNSLGSTQGDIAVNQGTLAFAQDGIFNASSLTTANGATTDLAGESILNLSGALIQNSTSVLNVGVGSGQTAINADTASLGGTLNITDFSVNVPNNASALIGTEFTVIHTTNGITNDFTTVDLGGAQSDVDYLTLAGRVVNGVDYNVGLHLTWQAGALLGNGIFTVGNASDLFNVDVVLADQTGPFTSNWDGKTLTKEGAGVLQLSSVNTYTGSTLINGGTLQTGIANAFATSSNVAVGSGATLDLNNFAQQANNLSGAGSILLGHAALTANNSADTTFSGVMGGAGSLIKIGSGDLTLGGVNTYQGGSTISSGTLVATQGGALGSGAVNNASTLELNFASDSTLSNILSGSGSLVKTGAGVATLSGTGSNQGTINVNQGGLNFTQNGAFNGVSLTTDSGAATSVSANSSLNLSGALTQSSGSTLNINTGTVEPSITADNASLDGTLNVTGLTVNAPASASALPGSEFVIIHTDNGITGDFSSIVFNGSSSPVDYLTLGGRVVNGVDYHVGLGLTWLAGPVSGNGVFTLTDASDLFNVDVVLADQTGPFTSTWDGKTLTKDGLGTLQLSKANSYTGATLINAGTLLAGNTNIIANSAQLTVAGGATFDLNNFDQQVNNLNGGGNVVLGEASLTTNHSVDSTFSGVISGAGSLTKTGNSTLLLTGDNSYVGGTTISSGILQLGNGGTSGSVIGNITDNGTLVFDRSNDHLYNGVISGSGNVVQQGTGTLFIDNSQTYQGTTDVNAGALILVKDSVLTSANTVTVATGAELGGYGGVNGSVINNGLLAVADAAVGFVDAPAGNFTIGGSLTNSGEVRMASPDPRSQLIVKGNYIGNNGLLTISTILGGDNSATDRLIVAGDTSGTTRLMVNNSGGAGAQTVNGIEVVSVGGQSNGQFTLANRVVAGAYDYSLYQGLPDAANGNWYLRSQGPGEAPQWRPEAGIYLGNQSMVSQLQMQTLFDRQGSQFRSADSSSWGRIIGGRVDSKAAGGDIDMNSDYTLVQVGSDLLSYNFGDSGLVAGVMGSWGDVDSDSTGNADLNGTHHSATGTVEGFSLGVYATWFADAKEQTGAYIDNWYQYGWYDNHVSGEGMATDSYNSRPFAASLETGYSFILNDNSLNQWRLIPQAQVVYNKYSADSFVDSSNTKIAGQNNEIWSTRLGTRLTGNIQGKGYTHHPFAEVNWWYSKQDASVTFDGMRIDQDMPNNRAELKVGVQSEFDNKWSTWVNLGVQGGADNYHSIGGGIGVRYV; from the coding sequence TTGAGCGGTAGCGGCAGTCTGGTAAAAACCGGTAGTGGTATTGCCATACTCAACAGCCTGGGTTCCACGCAGGGTGACATTGCCGTTAATCAGGGCACTTTAGCGTTTGCACAGGACGGCATATTTAATGCCAGCAGTTTAACGACCGCCAATGGAGCAACGACCGATCTGGCGGGTGAATCTATTCTCAACCTGAGCGGTGCGTTAATCCAAAACAGCACTTCCGTATTAAATGTGGGCGTAGGTAGTGGTCAGACCGCGATTAATGCGGATACCGCTTCACTGGGCGGCACACTTAACATCACTGATTTCAGTGTCAATGTGCCCAATAACGCCAGTGCACTAATCGGCACAGAATTTACCGTTATTCATACTACCAACGGCATCACCAATGATTTTACAACCGTCGATTTAGGCGGAGCACAAAGCGATGTGGATTATCTGACGTTGGCGGGTCGGGTTGTTAACGGTGTGGATTACAACGTTGGTCTCCATCTGACCTGGCAGGCCGGTGCCTTATTGGGGAATGGTATTTTTACCGTAGGAAATGCCAGTGACCTGTTTAATGTGGATGTGGTACTGGCGGATCAGACCGGGCCGTTTACCAGCAACTGGGATGGTAAAACCCTGACCAAAGAAGGGGCTGGCGTTCTGCAACTCTCTTCGGTCAATACCTATACCGGCAGTACCCTGATTAATGGCGGCACTTTACAGACGGGGATTGCCAATGCCTTTGCGACCAGTAGCAATGTGGCGGTGGGTAGCGGCGCTACGCTGGATCTGAACAACTTTGCGCAACAGGCCAATAACCTGAGTGGCGCAGGCAGCATTCTGCTGGGCCACGCGGCGTTAACCGCTAATAACAGTGCGGATACTACTTTTAGCGGAGTGATGGGTGGAGCGGGCAGCCTGATTAAAATCGGCTCGGGTGATTTAACTCTGGGAGGGGTGAATACCTATCAGGGTGGCAGCACTATCAGCAGCGGTACACTGGTGGCGACTCAGGGAGGCGCACTGGGAAGCGGCGCGGTTAATAATGCCAGTACGTTGGAGCTGAATTTTGCCAGCGACAGTACCCTGAGTAATATTCTGAGCGGTAGCGGCAGTCTGGTCAAAACCGGCGCGGGTGTTGCTACATTAAGCGGAACGGGCTCAAATCAGGGAACAATTAATGTTAATCAGGGCGGTTTAAACTTCACTCAGAATGGTGCTTTTAATGGCGTCAGTCTGACCACTGACAGCGGAGCCGCAACCTCTGTGTCGGCCAATTCTTCACTTAACCTCAGTGGCGCGCTAACCCAAAGCAGCGGTTCAACGCTCAATATCAATACCGGAACGGTAGAGCCATCAATCACCGCAGATAACGCCTCGCTGGATGGAACCCTTAATGTCACCGGCCTTACGGTCAACGCGCCAGCCAGTGCCAGTGCATTACCGGGTTCTGAATTCGTCATTATTCATACTGATAATGGTATCACTGGCGATTTTTCCAGCATTGTATTCAACGGTTCCAGCAGCCCGGTAGATTATCTGACGCTGGGTGGTAGGGTGGTTAATGGTGTGGATTATCACGTTGGTCTGGGGCTCACCTGGCTGGCTGGCCCTGTATCGGGCAACGGTGTGTTTACGCTGACTGATGCCAGTGACCTGTTTAATGTCGATGTGGTACTGGCGGATCAAACCGGGCCATTTACCAGCACTTGGGACGGCAAAACCCTGACCAAAGATGGGTTAGGTACACTACAACTCTCTAAAGCCAATAGTTATACTGGTGCCACCCTGATTAACGCAGGTACGTTACTGGCCGGAAATACCAATATTATCGCCAATAGTGCACAGCTCACCGTGGCGGGCGGAGCGACCTTCGATCTGAATAACTTCGATCAGCAGGTTAATAACCTCAACGGTGGCGGTAATGTGGTATTGGGAGAGGCCTCCCTGACGACTAATCATAGTGTGGATAGTACTTTCAGCGGTGTGATTAGCGGTGCGGGCAGTCTGACCAAAACTGGCAATAGTACTCTGTTATTAACCGGAGATAACAGCTATGTAGGGGGAACTACCATTTCCAGCGGAATCTTACAGCTGGGTAATGGCGGTACCAGCGGTAGTGTTATCGGCAATATCACCGATAACGGCACATTAGTTTTCGATCGCAGTAATGACCATTTATATAACGGCGTAATTAGCGGTAGTGGCAATGTGGTTCAACAAGGCACAGGTACGTTGTTTATCGATAATAGCCAGACTTATCAGGGAACCACCGACGTTAATGCAGGGGCACTCATTCTGGTTAAAGATTCCGTGCTGACCAGTGCTAATACGGTCACTGTTGCGACAGGTGCGGAACTGGGTGGTTACGGTGGTGTTAACGGTAGCGTTATCAATAATGGCCTGTTGGCCGTAGCGGATGCCGCTGTTGGATTTGTTGATGCCCCGGCGGGGAATTTCACCATCGGCGGTAGTCTGACTAACTCCGGTGAAGTACGTATGGCCAGTCCGGATCCTCGCAGTCAGTTAATCGTTAAAGGCAACTATATTGGTAACAATGGGCTACTTACCATAAGTACTATTCTGGGTGGCGATAACTCAGCAACCGATCGACTGATAGTGGCTGGCGATACCTCCGGAACTACACGTTTGATGGTCAATAATTCCGGCGGAGCCGGAGCACAAACGGTGAATGGTATCGAAGTAGTCAGCGTAGGTGGCCAATCAAACGGTCAGTTCACTCTGGCGAATCGTGTGGTTGCCGGAGCTTATGACTATAGCCTGTATCAAGGGTTACCGGATGCCGCTAACGGAAACTGGTATCTGCGTTCACAAGGGCCAGGGGAAGCGCCTCAATGGCGTCCGGAAGCGGGTATTTATCTGGGGAACCAGTCGATGGTTAGCCAGTTGCAAATGCAAACGCTGTTTGACCGCCAGGGCAGTCAGTTCAGAAGCGCCGACAGCAGTAGCTGGGGACGCATCATCGGTGGCCGGGTAGACAGTAAGGCCGCAGGTGGTGATATCGATATGAACAGTGACTATACGCTGGTTCAGGTTGGTAGCGATTTACTGAGTTATAACTTTGGTGATTCTGGTTTGGTTGCCGGGGTGATGGGCAGCTGGGGAGATGTGGATTCTGATTCAACCGGTAATGCAGATTTAAACGGAACCCATCACAGTGCGACCGGTACCGTTGAGGGCTTTAGCCTTGGAGTTTATGCCACCTGGTTTGCTGATGCGAAAGAGCAAACCGGAGCCTATATTGATAACTGGTATCAGTATGGTTGGTATGATAATCACGTCAGCGGTGAAGGTATGGCAACGGATAGCTATAATTCCCGTCCGTTTGCCGCATCGCTGGAGACGGGGTACAGCTTTATTCTTAATGATAATAGCCTGAATCAATGGCGTCTTATTCCTCAGGCTCAGGTGGTATATAACAAATATTCTGCCGACAGTTTTGTTGATTCCAGCAATACCAAAATTGCTGGTCAGAATAATGAAATATGGAGTACCCGTTTGGGTACTCGCCTGACGGGGAATATACAGGGTAAGGGCTACACCCATCATCCATTTGCCGAAGTTAACTGGTGGTACAGCAAGCAGGATGCCTCAGTGACCTTCGACGGTATGCGCATCGATCAGGATATGCCAAACAACAGGGCAGAATTGAAAGTGGGCGTACAGAGTGAATTTGATAATAAGTGGAGTACCTGGGTCAATCTGGGTGTTCAGGGTGGGGCCGATAATTATCACAGCATAGGGGGTGGTATAGGTGTCCGCTATGTCTGA
- a CDS encoding autotransporter-associated beta strand repeat-containing protein — protein sequence MNKKNNLRSYSGHRFNSLHKAIVLAFPALYLSISIPVQAATTLTEGQDIYTNGLNTGAYDLLLGGNVSWNTMFAMNNAAKTVITIDGNNYTITANGSSTQRLLDITQVSNTVSITNAIITSKPFTGPRYSLIRLYQLNDKVDINFEGTTFLDIGLTDYNTYASADYGPILSIRGSTGGVMNVDGGTAGVLFKGNHGLADQPGVVGLYSNNTINFTGKVTFDSNWTANYGGAVTVFDIAGSKMNFEGETNFVNNHSSVFGGAIDFWGASAVMAFNGPTTFTGNYVYGTTTNSFDYPDHVDDQHTRGGAINIGYLSPGATGLNLNFNNDTTFKGNFVIDPKNGYNALGGAVSAYGNGGNYNYFMNFNGATTFDGNYVYSLTGSGYGGAIYYDAGAAATLNLGPGSSVINNYAKTQGGGIYLKTGTINLKANGGDILFQGNRQGASFALIGSGPLYAPVVGSGNPNAIYLGGTGSLNLDASAGNFIQFYDPIASVSTATITVNKTGEGEAVFHGNSSNPGDPLYNSDIQTNTNVNGGAFSFTDGVSYGNSGFGIFAVNNGGTVQGSNNSILQAKTININSGGTVAANGGIFNLNAGTGGVVSTAGRFGGFGTIVAPSISLSTSAANVSTADIAAGNTLILDSLLTNAGSFSKTGAGTLVLTKTNTYTGATSVADGILQANNTNVIAASSGLNMTGGVFDLNNFNQTLKSLSGTGGAITTGTGVLTVNSTNSTSYAGTISGDGNLLKQGTGTLTLTGNVTLNAPSSELQVTGGSLNISGGSQTQITKGTVDSNAALNLSDSGTNVQMDDLYVGNSASSNSTFFINSGAQAHINNILYIGSLANSQGNVLVNGAGTLLDANSVLVGNGAGRGILNLNNSGVLLTNSLQKGTGTSGTVNFSGGILQAKSDNTNFINGFAAGDLVLGAAGGTVDSNGFNIATSNIFSGAGRLTKSGNGIFTLTGVNTYTGGTTVSGGTLRLTGAGTVSSGGVNIASGASMFVDTPSSGNYSFNNALTGSGLLQVGLLSGTNTFQFGSGAGNAFAGTVQLGNSTFVLSGNNTSALTSATLQLDSGSTTSVGSGSQNIGGLTLNGGSLIFNNLATGVINTGALTLTSGNVAIDPSAITNISGNILGQDDGVDFRLITASSVSGSAANLTLTDLSGNPVVETADVIQNSNLVAIGSYDFALGDDATGLYTRYSLSQLDLQNGQTLTLSGDATAPTGMDELHAKITGSGSLLINATNSITLNNLANDYSGATTVGTGTLIVGSNNALGNTSDLIINSGATANLNGKTQTVGSLNGAGSLNVNAGDLSISDGGVFSGIISGSAGNITLLGGNMLLTGNNSYTGSTNINNGVTLQIGNGSTTGDYAGNIANNGQVVFNRSNASSYTGIISGSGYLSKFGTGTLTLSGINTYQGGSEISFGTLVATQGNALGTGTVNNNSTLELNFANNSTFSNVLNGVGYLVKTGTGIAVLDSQGSTQGNIAVNQGTLAFAQDGIFNATSLTTADGATTALAGESILNLSGALTQNSSSVLNVGVGTGQTAINADTASLGGTLNITDFNANVPNNASALINTEFTVIHTTNGITNDFTTVDLGGAQSDVDYLTLAGRVVNGVDYNVGLHLTWQAGALLGNGIFTLGDASDLFNVDVVLADQTGPFTSNWDGKTLTKEGAGILQLSSANTYTGSTLINGGTLQAGIANAFATSSNVAVGSGATLDLNNFAQQANNLSGAGSILLGNAALTANNSADTTFSGVIGGTGSLSKTGTGTLTLSGANTYQGAALSAAVRW from the coding sequence ATGAACAAGAAAAACAACCTCAGAAGTTACTCCGGGCACCGGTTCAACTCTTTACATAAAGCGATAGTCCTTGCATTTCCTGCACTCTATTTAAGCATATCTATTCCGGTTCAGGCGGCAACAACGCTGACGGAAGGGCAAGATATCTATACCAATGGGTTAAATACCGGTGCGTATGATTTGTTACTTGGCGGCAATGTTAGCTGGAACACCATGTTTGCCATGAATAATGCCGCTAAAACGGTGATAACTATAGATGGCAATAACTACACAATAACCGCTAATGGCAGCAGTACTCAGCGCTTACTGGACATTACTCAAGTCAGTAACACTGTCTCTATCACCAATGCCATCATCACCTCTAAACCTTTCACCGGGCCACGTTACTCATTAATTCGGCTCTACCAGCTTAACGACAAAGTTGATATCAACTTTGAGGGCACTACGTTTTTGGATATTGGCCTGACGGATTACAACACTTATGCTTCCGCTGATTATGGCCCAATCTTATCTATCCGTGGCAGTACCGGCGGTGTGATGAATGTGGATGGCGGCACTGCCGGGGTGTTGTTTAAAGGAAACCATGGGTTGGCGGATCAGCCTGGCGTGGTAGGACTTTATTCAAACAATACCATCAACTTCACCGGCAAAGTGACCTTTGACAGCAACTGGACCGCTAACTATGGCGGTGCGGTAACGGTCTTTGATATTGCCGGTAGTAAGATGAATTTTGAGGGTGAAACCAATTTCGTTAATAACCACTCCTCGGTGTTCGGCGGTGCCATTGACTTCTGGGGGGCTTCGGCTGTTATGGCCTTTAATGGCCCGACAACGTTTACCGGTAACTATGTCTACGGCACCACCACAAACTCGTTTGATTATCCTGACCACGTTGACGATCAGCATACCCGTGGTGGAGCTATCAATATTGGCTATCTGAGCCCGGGAGCCACTGGTCTTAATCTGAACTTTAATAACGATACAACCTTTAAAGGTAACTTTGTTATTGATCCTAAAAATGGTTATAACGCACTGGGCGGTGCGGTTAGCGCCTATGGTAATGGCGGTAACTATAACTATTTTATGAATTTTAACGGTGCCACGACGTTTGACGGCAACTACGTTTATTCATTAACCGGCTCGGGATACGGTGGGGCGATTTACTATGATGCGGGGGCCGCTGCGACCTTAAATTTAGGGCCGGGCTCCAGCGTGATTAACAACTACGCTAAAACCCAGGGCGGTGGCATTTATCTGAAAACCGGGACGATTAACCTGAAAGCGAATGGAGGGGATATCCTCTTTCAGGGTAACCGTCAGGGGGCAAGCTTTGCCCTTATTGGCAGCGGGCCGCTGTATGCGCCGGTTGTCGGTTCAGGAAATCCCAACGCTATCTATTTGGGCGGTACCGGAAGTCTCAATCTGGATGCTTCCGCCGGTAATTTCATTCAGTTTTACGATCCTATCGCTTCTGTTTCTACCGCCACCATTACCGTTAATAAAACCGGCGAGGGTGAAGCGGTATTCCATGGTAACAGTAGCAACCCTGGCGATCCGCTGTATAACTCTGATATTCAGACCAATACAAACGTTAACGGTGGGGCCTTCTCATTCACCGATGGCGTGAGTTACGGTAACTCCGGGTTTGGTATCTTTGCGGTAAATAATGGCGGTACGGTTCAGGGAAGCAACAACAGTATCCTGCAGGCGAAAACCATCAATATTAATTCCGGTGGTACGGTTGCAGCAAACGGCGGGATCTTTAACCTGAATGCTGGCACGGGTGGGGTGGTATCAACCGCCGGACGGTTTGGCGGCTTTGGTACTATCGTTGCCCCAAGCATCTCTTTAAGTACCAGCGCCGCTAACGTCTCAACGGCGGATATCGCCGCAGGCAATACCTTAATTTTAGATAGTCTGTTAACCAATGCCGGTTCGTTCAGTAAAACCGGTGCTGGTACCTTAGTGCTCACTAAAACCAATACTTACACCGGTGCAACCAGTGTTGCTGATGGCATCTTGCAAGCCAATAACACTAACGTTATTGCTGCCAGCTCCGGACTCAATATGACCGGTGGCGTATTTGACCTGAACAACTTCAATCAAACGTTAAAAAGCCTGAGCGGTACCGGTGGTGCAATTACTACCGGTACCGGGGTCTTAACGGTTAACAGCACCAATAGCACCAGCTACGCTGGTACTATCAGCGGTGACGGTAATCTGCTGAAACAGGGTACTGGCACGTTAACCTTAACCGGTAATGTGACGCTTAATGCCCCCAGCTCTGAGTTACAGGTAACCGGTGGTAGCCTGAACATTAGCGGCGGTAGCCAGACTCAAATAACCAAAGGAACTGTAGACAGTAACGCGGCACTGAACCTGAGTGACAGTGGTACCAATGTGCAAATGGATGACCTGTATGTGGGTAATTCAGCCAGCAGCAACAGTACCTTTTTCATTAACAGCGGTGCTCAGGCGCATATCAATAATATTCTGTATATAGGTTCACTGGCCAACTCACAGGGTAACGTGCTGGTTAACGGAGCCGGTACATTGCTGGATGCCAACAGCGTGTTGGTGGGAAATGGCGCAGGGCGAGGGATACTCAACCTGAATAACTCAGGTGTACTGTTAACCAATAGTCTGCAAAAAGGAACCGGTACATCAGGAACCGTCAACTTTAGCGGCGGTATCTTACAGGCTAAAAGCGACAATACTAATTTTATCAATGGATTTGCTGCTGGCGATCTGGTGTTAGGCGCGGCGGGAGGCACCGTTGATTCAAACGGTTTTAATATTGCGACCAGCAATATTTTTAGCGGAGCCGGTAGATTAACCAAGAGCGGTAACGGCATATTCACCTTAACCGGCGTTAACACTTATACCGGTGGCACAACGGTATCTGGTGGAACTCTGCGCCTGACTGGAGCCGGTACCGTCAGTTCTGGTGGCGTGAATATCGCTTCTGGCGCATCAATGTTTGTTGATACGCCTTCTTCCGGAAATTACAGCTTTAATAACGCCCTGACCGGAAGCGGTTTACTGCAGGTAGGATTACTCAGCGGCACGAATACTTTTCAGTTTGGCAGCGGGGCCGGTAATGCGTTTGCTGGTACGGTACAGTTGGGCAACAGTACTTTTGTGCTGTCCGGTAACAATACCAGCGCATTAACCAGTGCCACCTTACAGCTGGATAGCGGAAGTACGACTTCAGTTGGAAGCGGCAGTCAAAATATTGGTGGATTGACGCTAAACGGCGGCTCGTTAATTTTTAATAATCTGGCGACTGGGGTAATTAACACCGGTGCGCTAACGTTGACCTCCGGAAATGTCGCTATTGATCCCAGCGCCATTACCAATATTAGCGGTAATATTTTGGGGCAGGATGACGGCGTTGATTTCCGCTTAATTACCGCCAGTAGCGTATCCGGTAGTGCCGCGAATCTGACGCTGACGGACCTTTCTGGTAATCCGGTGGTTGAGACCGCCGATGTTATTCAAAATAGCAATCTGGTTGCTATTGGCTCTTATGATTTTGCTCTGGGCGATGACGCCACCGGGCTTTATACCCGTTACTCACTGTCACAGTTGGATTTGCAAAATGGGCAGACATTAACGCTGTCCGGCGATGCAACAGCGCCAACCGGCATGGATGAATTGCATGCCAAAATCACCGGCAGCGGTAGCCTGTTAATCAATGCAACCAACAGTATTACGCTGAATAATCTGGCGAATGACTATAGCGGTGCGACCACCGTAGGTACCGGAACGCTGATAGTAGGCAGCAATAATGCGCTGGGGAATACCAGCGATTTGATTATCAATAGTGGTGCCACTGCTAACCTGAACGGTAAAACTCAAACGGTAGGCTCGCTAAATGGTGCGGGCAGTTTGAATGTTAATGCTGGTGACCTGTCCATTAGTGACGGCGGAGTCTTTAGCGGAATTATCAGCGGTAGTGCCGGTAATATTACCCTGCTAGGGGGAAATATGCTGTTAACCGGTAATAATAGCTATACCGGTTCTACTAATATTAATAACGGTGTGACACTTCAAATCGGAAACGGTAGTACTACCGGTGATTATGCCGGAAATATTGCCAACAACGGGCAAGTTGTTTTTAACCGCAGCAATGCTTCGTCCTATACAGGTATCATTAGCGGTAGTGGCTATCTGTCAAAATTTGGTACAGGTACGCTGACTCTGAGCGGTATTAATACCTATCAGGGTGGGAGTGAAATCAGTTTCGGTACTTTGGTTGCGACTCAGGGTAACGCGCTGGGAACTGGTACGGTTAACAATAACTCAACGTTGGAGTTGAACTTTGCTAATAATAGTACATTCAGTAATGTTTTAAATGGCGTTGGTTATCTGGTAAAAACGGGTACCGGTATAGCTGTTCTGGATAGCCAGGGCTCCACTCAGGGCAATATTGCCGTTAATCAGGGCACCTTAGCGTTTGCTCAGGATGGTATATTCAATGCCACCAGCTTAACCACCGCCGATGGTGCTACTACCGCGCTGGCGGGGGAATCAATCCTCAACCTGAGCGGTGCGCTAACCCAAAACAGCAGCTCGGTGTTAAATGTTGGGGTAGGTACCGGTCAGACCGCGATTAATGCGGATACCGCTTCACTGGGCGGCACGCTCAATATCACCGATTTCAATGCTAATGTACCTAATAACGCCAGTGCGTTAATCAACACAGAATTTACCGTTATTCATACCACCAACGGCATTACCAACGATTTTACTACTGTTGATTTGGGTGGTGCACAAAGCGATGTGGATTACCTGACGCTGGCAGGTCGGGTGGTTAACGGTGTGGATTACAACGTCGGTCTTCATCTGACCTGGCAGGCCGGTGCCTTATTGGGCAACGGTATCTTTACGTTGGGTGATGCCAGTGACCTGTTTAATGTGGATGTGGTTCTGGCGGACCAGACCGGACCGTTTACCAGCAACTGGGATGGTAAAACCCTGACCAAAGAAGGCGCTGGTATTCTACAACTCTCTTCGGCGAATACTTATACCGGCAGCACCCTGATTAATGGCGGCACTTTACAGGCGGGGATCGCCAATGCCTTTGCGACCAGTAGCAATGTGGCGGTGGGAAGCGGCGCTACGCTTGACTTGAACAACTTTGCACAACAGGCCAATAACCTGAGTGGTGCAGGCAGCATTCTGTTGGGCAATGCGGCATTAACCGCGAACAACAGCGCGGATACCACCTTTAGCGGGGTGATTGGCGGTACCGGCAGCCTGAGTAAAACCGGTACAGGTACCCTGACCTTAAGTGGGGCGAATACCTATCAGGGGGCAGCACTCTCAGCGGCGGTACGCTGGTAG
- a CDS encoding helix-turn-helix domain-containing protein, producing the protein MYNPSAEFKMHIQILLEALTKSDKIEEITIKKGEKYPIADRVFCIQQGIFSIYMNREDRLLSYAEGPTIFGLAYLYTPTIDHYMKANQISTILTLPTEEAHHIIKSENLYESFICVQSHNVALIFEMYERTITSSNYAFIRALLIDLDQSSDAVKESITVASYIIKRSGLSRSYVMLVLSELRKGSYIHMENGKLTGITSLPERF; encoded by the coding sequence ATGTACAATCCATCAGCTGAATTCAAAATGCATATTCAAATTTTGTTAGAAGCTTTAACAAAAAGCGATAAAATTGAAGAGATTACCATCAAGAAAGGTGAGAAATACCCTATCGCCGATCGTGTTTTCTGTATTCAGCAGGGCATATTCTCTATCTATATGAATCGTGAAGACCGTTTATTGAGCTATGCCGAAGGACCAACTATTTTTGGTCTGGCTTATCTTTATACCCCAACGATTGACCACTATATGAAAGCTAATCAAATTAGCACTATATTGACGTTACCAACGGAGGAAGCTCATCACATTATAAAATCAGAAAACCTATATGAATCATTTATTTGTGTACAGTCCCATAATGTAGCTTTAATTTTTGAAATGTATGAGAGAACCATCACTTCCAGTAACTATGCCTTTATTCGCGCCTTGCTTATCGATTTAGATCAGAGCAGTGATGCAGTAAAAGAATCCATAACGGTAGCCTCTTATATTATTAAACGCTCAGGTCTATCTCGTAGCTACGTGATGCTGGTGCTGTCAGAATTAAGAAAAGGCAGCTATATACATATGGAAAATGGCAAACTGACTGGAATCACTTCATTGCCGGAAAGATTCTAA
- a CDS encoding helix-turn-helix domain-containing protein: MALIRTLLMDLNQTGDMIKTSVTVASYIIKRSDSSRSYVMLVLSELRKGSYIYREDGKLTRIISLPEKF, encoded by the coding sequence ATGGCCCTTATTCGTACTCTGTTGATGGATTTAAATCAGACTGGCGATATGATAAAGACTTCTGTCACAGTAGCGTCCTATATTATTAAACGTTCAGACTCATCACGCAGCTACGTCATGCTGGTATTGTCAGAATTAAGAAAAGGCAGCTATATCTACAGGGAGGATGGTAAATTGACCAGGATAATTTCATTGCCGGAGAAATTCTAA
- a CDS encoding helix-turn-helix domain-containing protein, translating to MTDKFPDYEIHRQRLMDAFTQSDKIKKITVPKGSTYNLSDEICCIKQGIFSLYINQGDRLLGCYEGQVIIGLTNFYAELISFNIKPGQTCTLFTLSVEEARKIIKAENLSQSVGYILVNNTNAFFQIYEKVISPNNYTFIRLMLMDLNQSTDAIKASVTVASYIIKRSGLSRSYVMLVLSELRKGGYIQMDDGKLTSITSLPDRF from the coding sequence ATGACAGACAAGTTTCCCGACTATGAAATACATCGTCAGCGATTGATGGATGCATTTACCCAAAGCGATAAGATTAAAAAAATTACTGTGCCAAAAGGTAGTACATACAATCTGTCTGATGAAATTTGTTGTATTAAACAGGGCATTTTTTCTCTCTATATCAATCAGGGGGACCGCCTGCTCGGTTGTTACGAAGGGCAAGTCATTATAGGTCTGACTAATTTTTACGCCGAACTCATCTCTTTTAATATTAAACCTGGACAAACCTGTACTCTGTTTACTTTATCAGTCGAAGAAGCCCGGAAAATTATCAAAGCAGAAAATTTATCTCAGTCAGTGGGCTACATATTGGTAAATAATACCAACGCCTTTTTTCAGATATATGAAAAAGTTATTAGCCCGAATAACTATACATTTATTCGCCTTATGCTGATGGATTTAAATCAGTCTACTGATGCAATAAAGGCATCTGTAACCGTGGCGTCCTATATTATTAAACGTTCAGGATTGTCACGCAGCTATGTGATGCTGGTACTGTCAGAATTAAGAAAAGGTGGCTATATTCAGATGGATGATGGCAAACTGACTTCAATAACGTCATTGCCGGATAGGTTCTAA